In Formosa haliotis, the sequence AAAGGTAGAAAAACGACTATCTTAATTGGTGGTATCATCATGTTCTTAGGTTTAGTGGCTACTGTATTATATGGTAACACACCAGAACGTTTTGTAGGTATCGTATTCGTAGTATTATTCGGATTCCAGTTCGCTATTGGTAACGTACAAACTTTACCAAGTGATTTCTTCAATGGTAAAAACGTTGGTTCTTTAGCTGGATTAGGAGGAATGGTTGGTGTATTCTCTGTTATTATCATGAACTTTATTGTTCCTATTGTTGCAGAGGTATCTTACACCCCTATATTTATTGCCATTGCAGTATTTGTTCCGCTAGGAATTGGAGCAATCTACTATTTCGCAAAAGAAATTAGAAACGTAGAGTAAAATAAAAAACAGAGTAAAAATTAATAATATAAATTAAATTAAAATGAGTAAAGTAGCAGTAATAACCGGTGCAACCGGTGGAATTGGTTTTGAAGTAGCAAAAAGACTAGGAAAAGATGGATATACTGTTGTATTAAACGGTATTGAAGATGAAGTAGGAGCTCAAAGAGTTGCAGAATTAACTGCAGAAGGCATCACTGCTGAATATATTGGGTTCGACATGACTAAAGACGAAGCAGTTACTGAAAACATTACTAAAATTGGTGAAAAATACGGGAAAATTGATCTTCTTGTAAATAATACTGGTGGTATTGGAGTTAGAGCTAGATTTGAAGAAATGACAACTGAGCAATACAGATTTGTTATGGCTTTAAACCTTGATTCAGTATTTTTTGCTTCAAGAGCTGCTATTCCTTTCCTTAAGAAAGGTGAAGATGCTTCTATCATTAACTACACGTCTAACGCAGCTTGGAATGGTGCAGGACCTGGTGCTGGAATTTATTCAGTATCTAAAGGTGGAGTACAATCTATCACTAGAGCTTTAGCTAAAGATTTAGCTGAATACGGAATTAGAGTAAACGCAGTATCTCCTGGTACTATCGATACACCTTTCCATGCTCAAATTAAAGCTACTAAGCCAGAAGTTTTTGCTTCTTGGGCAAATAGTGTATTATTAGGTAGATTAGGTCAGCCAGAAGAAGTTGCAGGTGTTGTTTCTTTCTTAGCAAGTAAAGATGCTTCTTTCATTACAGCTGAAACTATCCAAATTGGTGGTGGTCAAGCTTTAGGTATCTAATTGAAAGTGATGTATAAATTATAAAGGCTTAGCCTTTAATTTTAAACCACTATATAATTAAAGCCACTTCTGTTTAAATAACAGAAGTGGCTTTTTTGTTTTAACTATTTCTTATTTTGAGTTCCATTTTGTTAGCTGCCCGAAGCCAAACTCTGTATTGTATTTTCTTCCTTTTGTGTATTTATCTTTTAAAACTTATCAGGTTCTGTTCTTGTTATGCTTTGTAAGATAGCTGTGAAACGCTATATTTTTTATATTATTATAAGAACCAATTAGTATCTCTTAAAATATTACAAAAACATTGAAGTTATTTCACTTTTTTGTTTCTTAAGTTCCAATTTAACTCAAATCGAATAATCGAAAAATTTTCATTTATAGTAGTAGTACTATTATTAAATAGATTAAAAAATATAAACAAAACATACTAATCGGTATGTTTTGTTTATATTTGTTTTATGGAACAAGAATTAAAGTCGGAATTAACCAAACAAATTATTATAGATAATGCCTTTAAGTTGTTTTACGAACATGGATTTAAAACAACGAGTGTCGATAAAATAATGAAAGCATCTCTGCTTACAAAAGGAGCGTTTTATCATCATTATAAAAATAAAAAAGAATTGGGCCTTGAAGTTATTAGTTTAAAACTTCAAAAACGTGTGTTCGAAAGTATGATTGCCCCTTTATACGAACCGGGAAATGCGATCGACATTTTAAAATCTACATTTTTAAACCGAATACAATCTTTTCCTGTTTACGATAAACAACACGGTTGCCCAATGAATAATTTTATAAATGAAATTGGCGATTTAGAATTAGCCTACCAGTTGGCTTTAAAACAGATTATAGAAACTTGGAAATCTGCATTAGTGGCTTTAATAGAACGCGGTAAAACAGAACTGACCATAAAACAAGAAGTGTCCAGCCAAGCTGTTGCCGTGTATTTAATAAGTGCTTTTGAGGGGGTTCGTGGCATTAGAAAACTATATACAGACGATACAATTCTAGACGAATATGTTTTAGGATTGTCAGCTTATATATCGCAATTAGAATATTAATTTTTTATCATAAAACATACCGTTTAGGATGTTTTTAAAACAACCAAAATTATGATTAATAACAGAAGAGATTTTATTAAAAGAACAGCAATATTTAGCTTGGCAAGTACAGCAATTCCTCAATTTGGATTTGCAGGAAATGAAGTTCCAAGAGACAACAAGAAAACAGAAGGCAACAGACCAAAAGTGCTTTTTTTCGATGTTAATGAAACGTTGTTAGATTTAACGACCATGAAAGCAAGTGTAGGTAAAGCCCTGGACGGACATTCAGAGTTATTACCGTTGTGGTTTACTACTATGCTTCAATATTCATTAGTGTCGACCGTTGGAAATCAATATAACGATTTTGGTATTATTGGAGCAGCAGCTTTACAAATGGTAGCTTTGAATAATGGAATTACTTTATCAGAAACCGAAGCCAAAGAAGCTATTCTTGGTCCGATTAGATCTTTGCCGGCACATCCAGAAGTTAAAGAGGCGCTGCAAAGTTTAAAAGATGCAGGATACAAATTAGTGTCGTTTACAAACTCCTCGAATAAAGGGGTTGAAACACAATTTAAAAATGCAGGATTATTAGATTATTTTGAAGAGCGGTTAAGTGTAGAAGATGTAGGTAAATTTAAGCCACATGCAGATACCTATGCTTGGGCAGCTCGTAAAATGGGTGTACAACCCAAAGAGTGTTTGTTAGTTGCAGCTCATGGATGGGATATTGCAGGTGCGCTTTGGGCTAATTGGAGAGGGGCTTTTGTTAGTCGACCAGGTGCTCAATTATATCCTTTGTCACCAAGCCCAGAAATAAATGAACCGAATTTAAAACGGA encodes:
- a CDS encoding SDR family NAD(P)-dependent oxidoreductase, which gives rise to MSKVAVITGATGGIGFEVAKRLGKDGYTVVLNGIEDEVGAQRVAELTAEGITAEYIGFDMTKDEAVTENITKIGEKYGKIDLLVNNTGGIGVRARFEEMTTEQYRFVMALNLDSVFFASRAAIPFLKKGEDASIINYTSNAAWNGAGPGAGIYSVSKGGVQSITRALAKDLAEYGIRVNAVSPGTIDTPFHAQIKATKPEVFASWANSVLLGRLGQPEEVAGVVSFLASKDASFITAETIQIGGGQALGI
- a CDS encoding TetR/AcrR family transcriptional regulator; its protein translation is MEQELKSELTKQIIIDNAFKLFYEHGFKTTSVDKIMKASLLTKGAFYHHYKNKKELGLEVISLKLQKRVFESMIAPLYEPGNAIDILKSTFLNRIQSFPVYDKQHGCPMNNFINEIGDLELAYQLALKQIIETWKSALVALIERGKTELTIKQEVSSQAVAVYLISAFEGVRGIRKLYTDDTILDEYVLGLSAYISQLEY
- a CDS encoding haloacid dehalogenase type II yields the protein MINNRRDFIKRTAIFSLASTAIPQFGFAGNEVPRDNKKTEGNRPKVLFFDVNETLLDLTTMKASVGKALDGHSELLPLWFTTMLQYSLVSTVGNQYNDFGIIGAAALQMVALNNGITLSETEAKEAILGPIRSLPAHPEVKEALQSLKDAGYKLVSFTNSSNKGVETQFKNAGLLDYFEERLSVEDVGKFKPHADTYAWAARKMGVQPKECLLVAAHGWDIAGALWANWRGAFVSRPGAQLYPLSPSPEINEPNLKRIAERLIALK